The proteins below come from a single Torulaspora delbrueckii CBS 1146 chromosome 5, complete genome genomic window:
- the SKI2 gene encoding SKI complex RNA helicase subunit SKI2 (similar to Saccharomyces cerevisiae SKI2 (YLR398C); ancestral locus Anc_4.261), whose protein sequence is MAFTEKSVHELWHSLKEITNDDVELFHDKISTFELKDNDSSDDVIREKFLKPSNVLPWSLLDTVQSVPQGKSFESYDYKGLLRIPEPIGRTSYHSKRRGLEGRICGYKEEVNLKEVTNANAANSLSLGRSINTHGNAIKGSTSQLPFAPGGITMNAIHDSAQGVSSMEKVTRLLHKDQQGLFDVPNGLERGIRPESTRVNEEPVDQVTELNQVDNELEIENELEDEKLKQERETDSRTTAAIFGANQETGTDIDDLLPMGIDFARNVVTAQKNLDRKEWAHVVDLNHKIDNFDELIPNPARTWPFELDTFQKEAVYHLEQGDSVFVAAHTSAGKTVVAEYAIAMSKRNMTKTIYTSPIKALSNQKFRDFKETFEDVGVGLITGDVQINPEANCLIMTTEILRSMLYRGADLIRDVEFVIFDEVHYVNDQDRGVVWEEVIIMLPQHVKFILLSATVPNTYEFANWIGRTKQKNIYVISTPKRPVPLEINIWAKNQLIPVISSNKEFLDSNFKKHKDLLAGAPPKDDTKDAKSGRGGGRGGQRGGLRGGPRGGQRGGRGGSRGAGAIGSNKSQFYKRGGPSKKTWPDIVNYLKSKDLLPAVVFVFSKKRCEEYADWLEGVNFCNGKEKSQIFMFIEKSVTRLKKEDRELPQILKIRSLLERGIAVHHGGLLPIVKELIEMLFAKGLIRVLFATETFAMGLNLPTRTVIFSEIQKHDGTGLRNLAPGEFTQMAGRAGRRGLDKMGLVIVMAYNEPIQSASFKEVTMGVPTKLQSQFRLTYNMILNLLRIEALKVEEMIKYSFSENSKQTLLPEQERKINELEEKMEELQLYDKSGSNVDMDKFLDAVVRFRKATSQMMEELAKTDAIFHALKVGRLIVFRDADDNARLGFVFRTNMKDNSAVVMTFTQPNTLSSGESNHLPYIAGLAKYTVSNFKRFEGTKYFMQEVPLTSIELITAYTLKISFTDIMKKDDESVKKFEDEVKIILKISQRLKESLAEKKGSLKVHQQILERNNIKNEILSCQVINSPDLAEKFLPKYKAFMIKDEINNLRHLMSDQNLNLLPDYEKRLAVLKDAGFIDQNHNVLLKGRVACEINSGYELVLTELILDNFLGDFEPEEIVALLSVFVYEGRTREEEPPIITPRLARGKKRIEEIYTQMLKVYETHQIPLTRDEAEFLERKRFALMNVVYEWARGLSFKEIMDISLEAEGTVVRVITWLDEICREVKTASIIIGNSNLHMKMSQAQELIKRDIVFAASLYL, encoded by the coding sequence ATGGCATTCACTGAAAAGTCCGTTCATGAGTTGTGGCATAGTCTCAAGGAGATCACTAACGATGATGTGGAACTTTTCCACGACAAGATCTCTACTTTCGAACTAAAGGACAACGATTCAAGCGACGATGTTATCAGGGAAAAATTCCTAAAGCCTTCAAACGTACTGCCCTGGTCTTTACTAGATACTGTACAGAGTGTCCCTCAGGGAAAATCATTCGAGAGTTATGATTACAAGGGACTACTCAGAATTCCAGAGCCTATTGGTAGAACTTCCTATCATTCAAAGCGTAGAGGGCTCGAGGGACGTATCTGCGGTTACAAGGAGGAAGTAAATTTAAAGGAAGTTACAAATGCAAATGCTGCCAATTCTCTGTCGTTGGGCAGAAGTATAAATACTCATGGTAACGCAATAAAGGGTTCCACTTCGCAACTGCCGTTTGCACCAGGTGGGATTACAATGAATGCGATCCACGATTCTGCGCAAGGTGTTTCTTCGATGGAAAAAGTTACTAGATTATTGCATAAGGATCAGCAAGGTTTGTTTGATGTTCCAAACGGATTGGAAAGGGGCATCAGACCAGAGAGTACCCGTGTCAATGAAGAGCCAGTTGATCAGGTCACTGAGTTGAACCAAGTCGATAACGAACTTGAGATCGAAAacgaattggaagatgaaaaactgaaacaagaaagagagacGGATTCCAGAACCACAGCAGCTATCTTTGGTGCGAACCAGGAGACTGGTACtgatattgatgatctATTGCCCATGGGAATCGATTTTGCAAGAAATGTTGTCACTGCAcaaaaaaatttggatcGGAAAGAATGGGCTCATGTCGTTGATTTGAACCATAAAATTGACAACTTTGATGAGCTGATCCCCAACCCTGCTAGAACATGGCCTTTTGAATTGGATACTTTCCAAAAGGAGGCGGTATATCACTTAGAACAAGGTGATTCGGTATTTGTTGCTGCACACACATCCGCTGGTAAAACAGTAGTGGCAGAATATGCAATTGCGATGTCCAAGAGAAATATGACAAAGACAATCTATACATCGCCCATTAAAGCTCTCtcaaatcaaaaatttagagattttaaagaaacCTTCGAGGATGTTGGTGTCGGTTTAATCACCGGTGATGTCCAGATCAATCCAGAGGCTAACTGTTTGATCATGACTACGGAAATCTTGAGATCAATGCTTTACAGAGGTGCAGATCTGATCAGAGACGTGGAATTTGTTATCTTCGATGAAGTGCATTACGTTAATGACCAGGATCGTGGTGTGGTCTGGGAAGAAGTTATTATCATGTTACCTCAACATGTAAAATTCATCCTGCTATCTGCCACAGTTCCTAATACTTATGAATTTGCGAACTGGATTGGTAGAACTAAGCAAAAGAATATCTATGTCATCTCTACTCCAAAGAGACCAGTTCCTTTAGAGATTAACATTTGGGCAaagaatcaattgattcCCGTTATAAGTTCTAATAAAGAGTTTTTGgattcaaatttcaagaagcaTAAGGATTTACTGGCTGGTGCTCCACCAAAAGATGACACAAAGGACGCCAAGTCAGGAAGGGGTGGCGGCCGCGGTGGTCAGCGCGGTGGTCTACGTGGTGGCCCCCGTGGAGGTCAGCGAGGCGGCCGTGGTGGCTCTAGAGGTGCGGGGGCCATAGGGTCAAACAAGAGTCAGTTTTACAAGAGGGGCGGACCTTCCAAGAAGACTTGGCCAGATATTGTCAATTATCTAAAATCCAAGGATTTATTACCGGCAGTGGTATTCGTGTTCAGTAAGAAGCGTTGCGAGGAATATGCTGACTGGCTTGAAGGTGTCAATTTCTGTAATGGTAAGGAAAAATCTCAGATTTTCATGTTCATCGAGAAATCAGTGACAAGACTAAAGAAGGAAGATCGTGAACTGCCTCAAATTCTTAAGATCAGATCGCTTTTAGAAAGAGGTATCGCGGTTCATCATGGTGGTTTATTGCCCATCGTAAAAGAATTGATCGAGATGCTTTTCGCTAAGGGTTTGATCAGAGTTCTATTTGCAACGGAAACATTTGCAATGGGTCTAAACTTGCCAACAAGAACTGTTATCTTCagtgaaattcaaaaacaTGATGGTACAGGTCTGAGAAATTTGGCTCCTGGTGAGTTCACACAAATGGCTGGTAGAGCTGGTAGAAGAGGTTTGGATAAGATGGGTTTGGTCATTGTTATGGCATACAACGAGCCAATACAGTCGGCTTCATTTAAGGAGGTGACAATGGGTGTACCTACCAAGCTGCAATCACAATTCAGACTGACATACAATATGATCTTGAATCTATTGAgaattgaagctttgaaagttgaagagatgatCAAATATTCCTTTAGCGAAAACTCCAAACAAACATTGTTACCAGAACAGGAGAGAAAGATAAATGAActggaagagaaaatggAAGAGCTTCAATTGTACGATAAGTCAGGATCCAACGTTGATATGGATAAATTCTTAGACGCCGTGGTCAGATTTAGAAAAGCAACTTCCCAGATGATGGAGGAGCTAGCTAAGACTGATGCGATCTTTCATGCATTGAAGGTAGGAAGACTAATTGTTTTCAGAGATGCCGATGATAATGCCAGATTAGGTTTTGTTTTCCGTACGAACATGAAGGACAATTCAGCGGTGGTAATGACTTTTACGCAACCCAACACACTAAGCTCTGGTGAATCCAATCATTTGCCATATATAGCAGGATTGGCAAAATACACGGTCAGTaacttcaagagatttgaaggtaCCAAGTATTTTATGCAAGAAGTTCCTTTGACATCGATTGAGCTCATCACGGCTTATACGCTGAAAATCTCATTCACTGACATtatgaagaaagatgatgaatccGTCAAGAAATTCGAGGATGAGGTTAAAATCATCCTTAAGATTTCTCAGAGGTTGAAGGAGAGTTTGGCAGAGAAAAAGGGAAGTCTCaaagttcatcaacaaattttggaaagaaaTAATATCAAAAATGAAATTCTATCTTGCCAGGTAATAAACTCTCCAGATTTGGCAGAAAAGTTTTTGCCCAAATATAAAGCTTTCATGATTAAAGATGAGATCAACAACTTACGCCATTTGATGTCAGATCAAAACTTGAACCTGTTACCTGATTATGAGAAGAGGTTAGCCGTTCTTAAGGACGCTGGCTTTATTGACCAAAATCACAATGTGCTTCTGAAAGGTAGAGTTGCGTGCGAGATTAACTCAGGATATGAGCTTGTCCTCACCGAGCTTATCCTGGACAATTTTCTCGGTGACTTCGAACCCGAAGAGATCGTTGCATTACTGTCGGTCTTCGTGTATGAGGGACGTACCCGAGAGGAAGAGCCCCCTATTATCACTCCAAGGCTGGCTAGAGGGAAGAAGCGTATCGAGGAGATTTACACTCAAATGCTGAAAGTTTAtgaaactcatcaaattccATTGACAAGAGATGAAGCCGAGTTCTTGGAAAGGAAGAGGTTCGCATTGATGAATGTCGTGTATGAATGGGCTCGAGGattatcattcaaagagataatGGATATCAGTCTCGAAGCCGAAGGTACAGTTGTCAGGGTCATCACAtggcttgatgaaatctgTCGTGAAGTCAAGACAGCATCAATAATCATCGGTAATTCCAACCTCCACATGAAAATGAGCCAGGCacaagaattgatcaaaagagatATCGTTTTCGCCGCTTCTTTGTACCTATAG
- the CBS1 gene encoding Cbs1p (similar to Saccharomyces cerevisiae CBS1 (YDL069C); ancestral locus Anc_4.260), translating into MKLKIHSLSRQMSVCYKNSVTESILARPSPPVLKKRLLTRQQDGNKLRINNMIERLEFKKHGIKCQNISEIIKCLYPTKFSRLRLGNGSSYRNKQLEKLGRDLLLLTVNQTFLNLFKKSQQDIAGFDFNFGAKMNYMSSWKKNHLSLIRRFLKWNDLIDLARLPAPRSQVPQRIQIAFDQKTFDAIIGYISVTNDPEAVNGFLKEKVAKQIAQNIILG; encoded by the coding sequence ATGAAGCTTAAGATCCATAGCCTCAGCCGGCAGATGTCTGTCTGCTATAAAAACAGTGTCACAGAGTCGATTTTAGCACGGCCCTCTCCACcagttttgaagaaacgaCTACTGACCAGGCAGCAAGACGGCAACAAGCTACGAATAAACAACATGATCGAACGTTTGGAATTTAAGAAACACGGGATAAAATGTCAAAACATATCTGAGATTATTAAATGCCTATATCCGACTAAGTTTTCGAGACTCCGGCTTGGAAACGGTAGTAGTTATCGAAACAAGCAATTGGAGAAACTGGGAAGAGATTTACTACTCCTTACTGTCAACCAGACTTTTCTTAATCTATTCAAGAAGTCTCAGCAGGACATAGCGggatttgatttcaatttcgGTGCTAAAATGAACTATATGAGcagttggaagaagaaccattTGTCTCTGATACGGCGTTTCCTGAAATGGAATGATTTAATTGATCTCGCCAGGCTACCGGCGCCTCGAAGTCAGGTACCTCAACGAATTCAAATTgcatttgatcaaaaaacTTTTGATGCTATCATCGGATATATTTCAGTGACCAACGATCCGGAAGCTGTCAACGGCTTCCTGAAAGAAAAAGTGGCTAAGCAGATAGCTCAAAACATTATATTAGGGTGA
- the AFG2 gene encoding AAA family ATPase AFG2 (similar to Saccharomyces cerevisiae AFG2 (YLR397C); ancestral locus Anc_4.259), translating to MAPKSGSSASKKKSSSTPSSDGLKTPKFKLPSAYIARPLPVKERSVKQTCMAIIHPNVLKELEISNGSMCVVSKLGMAGVVAIAKAGEEETHPASVLMMSDPLRAVGNVILGDRLDIRKISDQPPYASTITVGIMAPLETPQEKKVEQLLNDCGIIMPGMVFEDFQLNEDENCSFSIADVTDDKLPDISKCEINDSNDSNDYINEDPLYLSPPVLFRKGSTKIKFTSSREPNAKYNLPQALDYSLVGGLAKEIDSLKKTIELPLHQPTLFTRFAVSPPRGVLLHGPPGTGKTMLLRCFANTCNAHVLTINGPSIVSKFLGETEATLREIFDEAKKYQPSIIFIDEIDSIAPNRAHDDSGEAESRVVATLLTLMDGMGGAGRVVVVAATNRPNAVDPALRRPGRFDQEVEIAVPDVDARLEILKKQFDKMNSDLHTLSDDDIRNIASRTHGYVGADLIALCRESVMKAIQRALNPDGVGRALKVCMEDLENAMAEVRPSAMREIFLEMPKVYWSDIGGQEELKRKMVEMIQLPLEASETFSRLGVSAPKGVLLYGPPGCSKTLTAKALATESGLNFLAVKGPEIFNKYVGESERAIREIFRKARAAAPSIIFFDEIDALSPDRDGPSSSAAGHVLTSLLNEIDGVEELNGVVIVGATNRPDEIDPALLRPGRLDRHIYVAPPDYAARLQILTKCSSKFSTEEEPDYDLENLARRTEGCSGAEVVLLCQEAGLAAIMENLDTKRVEARHFEKALSGISRGITPEMLEYYRAFAMRSGISA from the coding sequence ATGGCTCCAAAATCTGGCTCATCAGCTTccaaaaagaagagctcatcGACTCCCAGCTCTGATGGCTTGAAAACTCCTAAATTTAAATTACCATCCGCTTACATAGCGAGACCTTTGCCAGTGAAGGAGAGAAGCGTTAAACAGACATGTATGGCAATAATACACCCCAACGTGCTTAAAGAACTCGAAATTAGCAATGGGTCGATGTGTGTTGTTTCGAAACTAGGTATGGCGGGAGTGGTCGCCATTGCCAAGGCaggcgaagaagaaactcaTCCAGCTAGCGTCCTGATGATGTCTGATCCGCTACGAGCAGTTGGCAACGTTATACTTGGTGATCGTCTAGATATAAGAAAGATTTCTGATCAGCCGCCTTATGCCTCCACTATCACTGTTGGTATAATGGCCCCTCTTGAGACTCCACAGGAGAAAAAAGTGGAACAATTGTTGAATGATTGTGGAATCATCATGCCTGGAATggtctttgaagattttcaattgaacgaaGACGAAAACTGTTCTTTCTCGATCGCCGATGTTACAGATGACAAGCTTCCTGATATCTCAAAGTGCGAAATCAATGATTCCAATGATTCCAATGATTACATTAATGAGGATCCTTTATACTTGTCTCCACCCGTTCTATTTCGCAAAGGATCAACCAAGATTAAGTTTACAAGTTCACGGGAACCGAATGCCAAATACAACTTACCGCAAGCGCTTGACTACAGCCTGGTTGGTGGACTGGCAAAGGAGATCGATTCACTTAAGAAAACTATTGAGCtgcctcttcatcaaccaACATTATTCACGAGGTTCGCCGTGTCGCCTCCACGAGGGGTCTTACTACATGGACCGCCTGGTACTGGTAAAACGATGCTTTTGAGATGTTTCGCTAACACCTGTAATGCTCATGTATTGACCATTAATGGTCCCTCCATTGTCTCTAAGTTTCTCGGTGAAACAGAGGCAACTTTGCGGgaaatctttgatgagGCCAAGAAATACCAGCCCTCGATCATCTTTATTGATGAGATCGATTCCATAGCTCCAAATCGTGCTCATGATGACTCCGGAGAGGCCGAGAGCAGAGTGGTCGCAACTCTCTTGACACTTATGGATGGAATGGGTGGAGCTGGCAGAGTCGTTGTCGTCGCTGCAACCAACAGACCCAACGCCGTTGATCCTGCATTGAGAAGGCCCGGcagatttgatcaagaagttgagaTCGCTGTTCCCGATGTCGATGCAAGATTggaaatcttgaagaagcaattCGACAAGATGAACTCAGATCTTCATACGCTGTCTGATGACGATATCAGGAACATTGCGTCTAGGACCCACGGGTATGTAGGCGCTGATCTGATTGCACTATGCCGAGAGTCAGTAATGAAGGCGATCCAAAGAGCACTGAATCCTGATGGTGTGGGGCGCGCTCTCAAGGTCTGTATGGAAGACCTTGAAAATGCGATGGCTGAAGTCAGACCAAGTGCAATGAGAGAGATCTTCTTGGAGATGCCAAAGGTGTATTGGTCTGATATTGgtggtcaagaagaattaaaGCGCAAGATGGTAGAAATGATACAACTTCCTCTGGAGGCTTCCGAAACCTTCTCGAGACTAGGAGTCTCAGCGCCTAAAGGTGTTTTACTATATGGTCCACCTGGTTGCTCAAAGACCTTAACAGCGAAGGCCTTAGCCACGGAATCAGGACTTAATTTTCTGGCTGTTAAAGGTCCagagatcttcaacaagtaTGTGGGTGAATCTGAAAGAGCCATTCGAGAGATATTCCGTAAAGCCCGTGCTGCTGCACCCAGCATCAtcttttttgatgagatcgaTGCCTTATCACCAGATAGAGACGGTCCTTCTTCGTCTGCTGCGGGGCACGTCTTGACTTCACTACTTAATGAGATCGATGGTGTCGAAGAACTGAATGGGGTTGTGATCGTGGGTGCTACTAACAGACCGGACGAGATAGATCCAGCATTGTTGAGACCCGGTAGACTCGACAGACACATTTATGTGGCACCACCAGACTATGCAGCTAGATTGCAAATTTTGACCAAGTGTAGCAGTAAGTTTAGtacagaagaagaaccgGATTACGATCTTGAGAATCTGGCGCGAAGAACCGAAGGATGTTCTGGGGCTGAAGTAGTACTACTTTGTCAAGAAGCCGGTTTGGCAGCTATAATGGAAAATCTCGACACCAAGAGAGTGGAAGCTCGTcattttgagaaagctCTCAGTGGAATTTCTCGTGGTATCACACCGGAAATGCTTGAATATTATCGAGCATTTGCTATGAGAAGCGGCATCTCAGCGTAA
- the VPS33 gene encoding tethering complex ATP-binding subunit VPS33 (similar to Saccharomyces cerevisiae VPS33 (YLR396C); ancestral locus Anc_4.258), with protein MNSQWNTRQFTKKLGASLCQTLREVSAVDQILVVQPELVATLGDLLTFSQLTSSTPVRKILVLGNQTKLDITDILSTMVEMDLVFLIDVRSDLCLPKELISTVSDLKLQTMSILYCTWESQMSNDLLKRATKRGSKLSHFIRSQLPNKIDVQLYPWNMLAFPQIDDNVLLCNILYNSDGQNLFSPNVSSQQSATRAILVDNMVDCLQSLLQETHSTITHAVSFGLESQKILHLLRQRVERSEDEEEVFIKETLYGDKYSGLEKDLIVFDRDMDPMTPLLTQLTYSGLLDDLHGLTPDGKVKGLDDVSLKCDKDSIWDDLKFLNFGALGPRLNYIARELQDKYDARHKAESVGEIKQFVDSLGSLQERQKLLKVHTTLSSDILKEVEKDESVQLNRILELEQDLLLGNLDNKSSCDSILDLLYEGQVGLKRIMRLLCLSSICKNGLRDKDYELLKKEMIDTFGIEICFQLERLAANGVITTKTLSTKQYSSIWRREYHYISAWLDTMPPVDDEIRESHITNGNDAANPKDATFAYCGVVPIVTRLVQLLYDRSILSKHYASQQPFIISREPSTAKTEELFEQMYGKAGIVTEESWLPAVKKNKKRVTIGKTSNKVSDITIVVFLGGVTLGEIATLRFLQDRLREKGINKRFIIVSDGLINGNRYIDSSMR; from the coding sequence ATGAACTCCCAATGGAACACTCGTCAGTTCACTAAGAAATTGGGTGCGTCATTATGCCAGACATTGAGAGAAGTTTCAGCCGTTGACCAAATTCTGGTAGTGCAGCCTGAGCTAGTAGCTACTTTAGGGGACTTATTGACATtcagtcaattgacttCCTCTACTCCAGTGAGAAAGATTCTAGTGCTCGGAAATCAAACCAAATTGGATATAACTGATATTCTGAGTACAATGGTAGAAATGGACCTTGTGTTTCTCATAGACGTACGATCAGATTTATGCTTGCCCAAGGAACTCATAAGTACAGTGAGTGATTTGAAACTACAGACAATGAGTATTCTTTATTGCACCTGGGAAAGTCAAATGAGTAATGATTTGCTTAAGCGCGCTACCAAGAGAGGTTCCAAGCTCTCGCATTTTATAAGATCTCAGCTACCTAATAAGATCGATGTTCAATTATATCCTTGGAACATGTTGGCATTCCCTCAAATCGATGATAACGTCCTTCTGTGCAATATTCTTTATAATAGTGATGGGCAGAATTTGTTTTCACCTAACGTTTCCTCACAGCAGTCTGCCACACGGGCCATTCTTGTTGATAACATGGTTGACTGTCTACAATCATTACTCCAAGAGACTCACTCAACCATAACACATGCTGTGTCATTCGGCTTGGAATCCCAGAAGATTCTGCACCTGCTTCGGCAAAGAGTTGAACGcagtgaagatgaagaagaggtttttatcaaagaaaccCTGTATGGTGACAAATATAGTGGGCTGGAGAAAGATCTTATTGTTTTTGACAGGGATATGGATCCGATGACTCCCTTGCTTACCCAATTGACATATTCTGGTTTGCTTGACGATTTACATGGACTAACGCCAGATGGGAAGGTAAAAGGTCTGGATGATGTGAGCTTGAAATGTGATAAAGATAGTATCTGGGACGACCTTAAGTTTCTTAACTTTGGTGCTCTGGGGCCACGGCTGAACTACATAGCAAGGGAGCTACAAGACAAATATGACGCTAGACATAAAGCTGAAAGCGTTGGGGAAATTAAGCAATTTGTTGATTCCCTTGGCTCGTTACAAGAAAGGcagaaacttctcaaagtcCATACAACATTATCTTCAGATATTTTAAAGGAGGTGGAGAAGGATGAATCTGTGCAACTCAATCGGATACTAGAATTGGAGCAAGACCTCTTACTTGGGAACCTCGATAATAAGTCTAGTTGCGATAGCATTTTGGACTTGCTTTATGAGGGCCAAGTAGGCTTAAAACGCATTATGCGTTTACTGTGTTTGTCGTCTATTTGTAAGAATGGCCTTCGAGATAAGGATTATGAGTTACTCAAAAAAGAGATGATAGACACATTTGGCATCGAAATTTGCTTTCAACTAGAAAGACTGGCAGCCAATGGAGTAATAACGACTAAAACCTTGTCCACAAAGCAGTACAGTTCGATTTGGAGGAGAGAATATCACTACATATCTGCATGGCTCGATACTATGCCGCCTGTGGACGATGAGATACGAGAGTCGCATATAACAAATGGAAACGACGCTGCAAATCCTAAGGATGCCACTTTCGCATATTGTGGTGTTGTTCCAATTGTTACGAGGCTCGTTCAGCTTTTATATGACAGATCGATACTGAGTAAACATTATGCTTCTCAGCAGCCATTTATCATATCGAGAGAGCCCAGTACTGCGAAAACAGAAGAGctctttgaacaaatgtATGGCAAAGCAGGAATTGTTACAGAAGAATCTTGGCTGCCTGCGgtaaagaagaataagaagcGAGTGACCATTGGGAAGACGAGTAACAAGGTTAGCGATATTACCATCGTTGTATTCTTAGGTGGAGTAACACTAGGTGAAATAGCTACCCTTCGATTTTTGCAGGACAGACTGCGGGAAAAGGGTATAAACAAGAGGTTCATTATTGTCAGTGACGGCCTCATTAATGGGAACCGCTACATTGATAGTAGCATGCGCTAA
- the COX9 gene encoding cytochrome c oxidase subunit VIIa (similar to Saccharomyces cerevisiae COX9 (YDL067C); ancestral locus Anc_4.257) produces MSAIAPITGTLKKRILADIFIGFSLGGAMATYWWWGFHKNVINKREAYYAQLAEQKKLEN; encoded by the coding sequence ATGTCTGCTATTGCTCCAATTACAggtactttgaagaaaagaatccTAGCTGATATCTTTATTGGTTTCTCTCTAGGTGGTGCTATGGCCACTTATTGGTGGTGGGGTTTTCACAAGAACGTTATCAACAAGCGTGAAGCTTATTACGCTCAACTTGCAGAACAAAAGAAGCTTGAAAACTGA
- the COX8 gene encoding cytochrome c oxidase subunit VIII (similar to Saccharomyces cerevisiae COX8 (YLR395C); ancestral locus Anc_4.256), whose translation MFRQQLVRFSTRRAFSSSIRSQVHFKEGVYSNVPVKIHNRKIPYAIIHFGFFSLGFLVPFFASYVQLKKSGLI comes from the coding sequence ATGTTCAGACAACAATTGGTTAGATTCTCCACTAGAAGAGCTTTCTCATCATCTATCAGATCCCAAGTCCACTTCAAGGAAGGTGTCTACTCCAACGTTCCAGTCAAGATTCACAACAGAAAAATCCCATATGCCATTATCCactttggtttcttctctctaGGGTTCTTGGTTCCATTCTTTGCATCTTACGtccaattgaagaagtctGGTTTGATCTAA
- the CST9 gene encoding SUMO ligase CST9 (similar to Saccharomyces cerevisiae CST9 (YLR394W); ancestral locus Anc_4.255): protein MPEGLFDQPFVYCGVCHKHSTKEEPLYLTSCAHTLCLQHLNNTICPICGTRDILVVKLVETKQLPEDIRILFQPIPAVLENLYNVSQFQITGLVNQCQYYQENCIKLREKCARQRQLLYQAKEELDAVAKLKSRIAELEASLARRSGHMNSSGSSVFTAMKPPDTVDLTGDDHVLQRDEQSFIQKLKTSSSLRNKLQQPLKRQTSASVFDRSFNDNEAIAESTQLDRFISTPSTLSGKKYCSSPIVDPLTKASTAVRIDTRGSEDSKKGQSQFPSALDKLRIVKQNHTFNNTAGSFSRGSQGLTPHMRSSNNMQTQTGLLMRRNTSGQPNSSSEGLATAGTSKKFRRIR, encoded by the coding sequence ATGCCTGAGGGACTATTTGACCAGCCTTTTGTCTATTGTGGTGTATGTCATAAGCACTCAACGAAAGAAGAGCCCCTCTATTTAACTTCATGTGCCCATACGCTGTGTTTACAACATTTGAATAATACTATTTGCCCTATATGTGGTACTAGAGATATTTTAGTAGTAAAATTGGTGGAGACTAAGCAGCTACCTGAAGATATCCGAATTTTGTTTCAACCTATTCCTGctgttttggaaaatttaTACAATGTTTCGCAGTTCCAGATAACAGGGTTAGTGAATCAGTGTCAGTACTATCAGGAAAATTGTATCAAGTTGCGAGAAAAATGTGCCAGGCAGCGTCAGTTGTTATATCAGGCAAAGGAAGAGCTGGATGCGGTGGCCAAGTTGAAATCGAGGATTGCGGAGTTAGAGGCATCTTTGGCGAGACGATCGGGCCATATGAATTCTTCGGGATCTTCTGTTTTCACTGCGATGAAACCACCAGATACAGTTGATCTTACTGGAGATGATCATGTACTGCAAAGAGATGAACAATCTTTTAtacaaaagttgaagacATCCTCGTCGTTGAGAAACAAATTACAACAGCCGCTGAAGAGACAGACTTCTGCTTCGGTATTTGATAGGTCATTCAATGATAACGAAGCCATCGCAGAATCTACTCAACTCGATAGGTTCATATCCACACCTAGTACTTTGAGTGGTAAAAAGTACTGCTCATCGCCGATAGTTGACCCGTTGACGAAAGCTTCAACGGCGGTTCGTATCGACACAAGGGGAAGTGAGGATTCTAAAAAAGGTCAATCGCAGTTCCCGAGTGCATTGGATAAATTAAGAATCGTGAAGCAAAACCATACGTTCAACAATACGGCGGGGTCTTTCAGTAGAGGCAGTCAAGGATTAACCCCACATATGAGAAGCAGCAATAATATGCAAACCCAAACCGGCCTGTTAATGCGCAGGAATACAAGTGGTCAACCAAATTCTAGCTCCGAAGGTCTGGCGACAGCGGGAACGAGTAAGAAGTTCAGACGGATAAGGTAA